A stretch of Vigna angularis cultivar LongXiaoDou No.4 chromosome 4, ASM1680809v1, whole genome shotgun sequence DNA encodes these proteins:
- the LOC108330372 gene encoding uncharacterized protein LOC108330372, whose amino-acid sequence MSVTPDRSYGRTLIWIIAIILFTCVLVGGGCLTEYMVLPESKVPSWILVLGFFLLSLPWVFWLLTFLYQIFSRCCGCRIGFDVEREGLKVGGGDRGSGGGATATVDDPNVKPNANGIDRTLSVLSVASHESQMPLAKSMVS is encoded by the coding sequence ATGTCTGTGACACCTGATCGCAGTTACGGACGCACGTTGATATGGATCATTGCGATTATTTTGTTTACGTGTGTCCTCGTTGGAGGAGGGTGCCTTACAGAGTACATGGTTCTCCCTGAGTCAAAAGTTCCATCTTGGATCCTCGTTTTAGGGTTCTTCTTGCTTTCTTTGCCGTGGGTCTTTTGGTTACTCACCTTCTTGTACCAAATTTTCTCACGCTGTTGTGGATGTAGAAttggttttgatgttgaaagaGAAGGATTAAAAGTTGGTGGCGGTGATCGTGGCAGTGGTGGTGGTGCAACTGCTACCGTAGATGATCCAAATGTTAAACCAAATGCTAATGGTATAGATAGGACTCTATCTGTTCTATCTGTTGCTTCACACGAGAGTCAAATGCCATTGGCAAAATCAATGGTCTCGTGA